CCTGACCGTGCGCACCGGGCTGTCCCGTACGCCTTCCAGCACCCGAGGCTGGATCCACAAGGCGGGGAACGACGGGCTGATCAAGCTGGTCGAGGACGCGGAACGGGGCGTCCTGGTCGGCGCGACGGCGGCGGGGCCCATGGGCGGCGAGGTGCTGTACGGGCTCGCCGTGGCGGTGCGCGCCGCCGTTCCCGTGGCGACCCTGCGCGACATGATCTACGCCTACCCGACCTTCCACCGCGCCGTGCTCGACGCCCTCGCCGACCTCGGACAGCGCTGAGCGCTGAGCGCTCCGCCGGCTGGACGGTCCGGACGCGGTACGCCGTCTGCGGGAGCTCCCCCTAGCTCTTCGAGCAGGGAGGTACCCCCAGGCTTGTCGCGCGGTTCCCCGCGCCCCTTCGGGGCGCTCCCGCTACGCCCCGCCGGGACCGGGACTGTCCGCCGGGGTCTCCGGGAGCGCCGGGAGCCGCACAGGCAGCCCCGCCGCGCGCCACGCCTGGAAGCCGCCGTCGAGGTCCGTGGCCCGGTGCAGGCCCAGGGAGCGCAGCGAGCGGGCCGCCAGGCTGGAGGCGTAGCCCTCGTTGCACACCACGACGACCGGCAGCCCGAGGCCCGTCGCCTCGGGCGCCCGGTGCGGGCACGAGGGGTCGAGCCGCCACTCCAGCTCGTTGCGCTCGACGATCAGCGCGCCG
This sequence is a window from Streptomyces sp. NBC_01775. Protein-coding genes within it:
- a CDS encoding rhodanese-like domain-containing protein, with the translated sequence MTEDRGQERGRGQHQSAGTSRVDALLEEARAGLERLDPEQTAEAQRSGALLVDIRYAALRERDGTIPGALIVERNELEWRLDPSCPHRAPEATGLGLPVVVVCNEGYASSLAARSLRSLGLHRATDLDGGFQAWRAAGLPVRLPALPETPADSPGPGGA